One region of Malania oleifera isolate guangnan ecotype guangnan chromosome 6, ASM2987363v1, whole genome shotgun sequence genomic DNA includes:
- the LOC131157957 gene encoding PRA1 family protein F2, which produces MTTYGTIPSAPPASSRIQFVSRAKERIKSDLATRRPWKEMVHLHALTLPASAGDAFRRIGTNVGYFRMNYAIIVLLILFLSLLWHPISLIVFVVMMAAWLFLYFLRDEPLVVLGRTIDDRLVLAVLSVLTLVFLFLTKATTNILVSLLIGAVIVLVHAVFRRTDDLCADEEGGFGSSAAMHGGATARMPLKETASSSFSAS; this is translated from the coding sequence ATGACGACGTACGGGACGATCCCGTCTGCGCCACCGGCGTCGTCGAGGATCCAGTTCGTCTCGCGCGCCAAGGAGCGGATCAAGTCCGATCTGGCCACGCGCCGGCCGTGGAAGGAGATGGTCCACCTCCATGCGCTTACCCTCCCAGCCTCTGCCGGCGACGCCTTCCGGAGAATCGGAACAAACGTCGGCTACTTCCGGATGAACTACGCCATCATAGTGCTCCTTATTCTCTTCCTCAGCCTCCTCTGGCACCCGATCTCGCTGATCGTCTTCGTAGTCATGATGGCCGCCTGGCTCTTCCTCTATTTCCTGCGCGACGAGCCGCTTGTGGTCCTCGGTCGCACGATCGACGATCGCCTCGTGCTTGCCGTCCTGTCTGTGCTCACGCTCGTCTTCCTGTTTTTGACGAAGGCGACGACCAATATTCTGGTGTCGCTCTTGATCGGTGCGGTGATAGTTCTGGTTCACGCGGTGTTTAGAAGGACGGACGATTTGTGTGCGGATGAAGAAGGAGGGTTCGGATCCAGTGCGGCGATGCACGGTGGAGCAACGGCTCGAATGCCTCTCAAAGAAACTGCTTCTTCTTCGTTTTCCGCTTCTTAA